One stretch of Nitrospirae bacterium YQR-1 DNA includes these proteins:
- a CDS encoding co-chaperone GroES: MKFKPLKERVFVSYKDELEKTAGGLYVPDTAREKPQRGKVEAVGSEAKEVKVGDEVLFDKYSGSKVQIDGKDYLIIKEEDILGIIE, encoded by the coding sequence ATGAAGTTCAAACCCCTTAAAGAGCGTGTATTTGTCAGCTACAAGGACGAACTGGAAAAGACGGCCGGTGGTCTATACGTGCCCGACACTGCCAGGGAAAAGCCTCAGCGCGGTAAGGTAGAGGCCGTAGGGTCAGAGGCAAAAGAAGTGAAGGTAGGAGATGAGGTGCTTTTTGATAAGTATTCCGGCTCAAAGGTTCAGATTGACGGCAAGGATTACCTGATTATCAAAGAAGAAGATATTTTAGGAATAATTGAATAA